CACGTCGGCCATCACGAGCAGTGTGCGACGGTCAGGGGTGCTGCTGAAGACCGGGCGCGCCTTGCCGATTCGATCGCTGGTCCACGCGATGCCAACGACCGCCGCCAACCCGGCGAGCACGCCCAACGCGCGGCGGCGCGTGCGCGACGGGGCCATCATAGGCGGGGACGTCACGCGCGGAGATGTCGCGACCGGTGTGGCGACGGGGGGCGCGACGCCAGCGGTCCCGACGAGCGGCGGCGTCGACGGGTTCGCCGGGGCGACGGGTGACGCGGCCGTTGGCGTCGCCTGCTGCCGAGAGGCCAAGGCCTGCTCCGCGTCGTCCATCAGCCGCGTCAGGCGCTTGTCGGGGACGGCGTCGTACTCCTCGCGCAGCTGATTCGCGTAGTGCGTGAACCGTTCCCGCGCCTGACGCACCGCTTCCGTGGTCCCGGGTGTCGTGAGCGCGCGAATCCACGCCTCCGCAGCATCGTACGACAGGGGCGCCGTATCCAACCAGCGTCGCGCCACCGTCGCTGCGCGCCCATGGTCACCCGCATGCGACAGCCGCCGACATTCCGCCTCGCACGACGCGGCGAACTGCCGCCGCAACGACTCACGCTGCCGTTCGACCCACTCCTCGAAACGCGGCGCACGCTCGACGTAGATGCCGTCGAGCAGGTCGGCCGCATATACGGCGATCGCGCCGGCATGATCGCCCGCCGTATGGGCGGCGATGAACTGCGCGACATCACTCTGGAGCGGCGTTCCCGGATCGAGGACAAGGTCGGCCGCGCGTGGCGCCAGGATCTCGGCGCCCAACACGCGACGCAGCAGACGCAGCGCCTCGGCGAGCGAGTGCTTCGCCTTGGCCGGATCGCTGTCACTCCAGAAGAAGTCGGCCAGCTGATCACGGGTCAGCGGCCGGGGGGTGACCGCGAGCACAGACAGGACCGCCAGCACCCGGCGCCGGTTATCCAGCAACGCCGCCCGTTCGCGCTCCTCGTCGGACGCGTCGACCGGCGGCACTAATTGCATTGCCCCGAACAGCCGAAGGCGGAACGGGCGAGACGGTGACTCAGGAGCGAACGACGACATGGCAATCTGGAGCGGGAACCGCAAACTACCGGGGCAGACTCGGCAGGCTTCTTCCAACATGGGATATCGCCGATCCCTCGTCAAATGATTCGGCCGCAATGATTTGACAAGCTGCGGGGGCGAATTACCTCAGCTGGGGACGCCGGCCGTCTTCAGGGCCGACTTCCTCGTATCCGCAGTAGATTCCTGCGTCCGATCACCCTCAGCCCCGACCCAGAACGATGCGCCTGCGCTTCCTTGCCACGGCCGGCCTCCTGCTCGCCAGCCGCCTGTCGGCCCAATCACCCGCCCAGTACCCGACCTCCTGGGACCCCAAGCTCATGGAGCGCCCCGACATCAAGGCGGCCATGAGCCTGCTCGAGAAGAACTTCCCGAAGCAGGTCGAGGAGTGGGTGACGCTCACCGAGATGCCCTCCAAGTCGGGGCTCGAGACCAAGCGTGGCGCCTACGTGAAGGCCGTGTTCGAGAAGGAAGGGCTCAAGCCCACCATCGACTCGATCGGCAACGTGATCGCCGTGCGCAAAGGCACCGGCGGCGGGCCCACGATCGCGATCATGGCCCACATCGACGTGGTCTTCCCGAACGAGACCAACAAGAAGGTCCGTCGCAGCGGCGACACGCTTTTCGCTCCCGGCGTGGGTGACAACACCGCCAGCGTTGGCAACATGCTCGCCACGCTGCGCACCATGAACGCCACCAAGTTCACCAGCAAGGGTGACATCATCTTCATCGCCACGACGCAGGAAGAGCTCGGGCTCAAGGGCGCCGAGTACTGGCTCGCGCACAACAAGGCGCCCGACCTGCTCATTGTGCCCGATGGCTCGTACGGCAGCGTGGCCTACGGCGCGCTCGGCATCTACTGGACGCGGTATGTGTTCACGAGCCCCGGCGCGCATACACTGGCGTCGCGTGGTCGCCCCACGCCGGTCAAGGCTGTGGCCGAGGCGATCGATCGCCTGTACAAGCTGCAGTTCCCCGCCCTGCCCGACGGCGCCGTGATGAACATCGGTCAGATCCATGGCGGCAACATCTTCAACGCCGTGCCGCAGGAGCTCTACTTCACCGTGGACCTCCGCAGCTCCGATCCGGTGCTCCTCGACTCGCTCGACCGCACGATCACCCGCATCACCAAGGAAGTCGCCGACAATCAGAAGGTCGGCCTCCGCATCGAGATCGAGCAGAAGAATCAGGCCGGCGGCACCGCCAAGATGCTCGAGGGCGCGCGCGCGCATCCGCTCGTGCAGACGGCCGTGGACATCAACCGCGCCCTGGGGATGACGGCGGGCATGCCCGGCGCCCAGGAAGCCGTCGCCACCGGTGCCACCGACGCGAACCCCGGCGTCGTACGCAAGATCCCCGCGATCGCGATCGGCGGCTCGAAGGCCAACGGCGCGCACCAGCTGTCGGAGTACGCGCTGGCGTCGAGTGCACTGCCGTCGACGAAACTCCTGTATCTGCTGACGGCGACGTTTGCGGATGGGGTGAAGGTGGTCGGCAACTCGAAGGTCGTGCCGTAGTGCGGATGGTACTTTAACCCCTCAGGCATCAGGGGGGAGGAAAAGAGGGAGTGGGCATCAGGACCGCGGTTCATGCAGTCCTGATGCCCACTCCCTTTCGTCCTCCCCCCTGACGCCTAAGGGGTTCCTCACATCTCGCGTCTCGCGTCTCGCGTCGCACATCTCACTTCAGAAACGCCGCAATCTCTCGATTCAGAAACGCCGCATCCCCCGGATTACTCGCCGCCCCCGCCGTATGCCCCCACAGCGACGGAATGGGTCGCAGCGTCACCGTCCGCATGAATGACGCCTCGTACCGCGCGTCGCCCACCGGGAAATACAGATCCGTCTCCGACGGCATATACAGAAACGGCACCTGAATGGATCGCAGCGCCTTCTCCGTATCACCGCCAAAGCCCGGCGTCGTGCCGACGTCGTGTTGCTCCCACGTGCGGGCCTGCAGGATGTAATCGTTCGCATCGGCGCTGAAGCGCGTGCGAAACGAGGCCATGTACTCCGCGAGCGTCGTGCCCGGCTTCGCGACGGTCTTCCACAGCTCCTTGCGCCACCACTCCTGCGAGTAG
The sequence above is a segment of the Gemmatimonadaceae bacterium genome. Coding sequences within it:
- a CDS encoding M20/M25/M40 family metallo-hydrolase, which translates into the protein MRLRFLATAGLLLASRLSAQSPAQYPTSWDPKLMERPDIKAAMSLLEKNFPKQVEEWVTLTEMPSKSGLETKRGAYVKAVFEKEGLKPTIDSIGNVIAVRKGTGGGPTIAIMAHIDVVFPNETNKKVRRSGDTLFAPGVGDNTASVGNMLATLRTMNATKFTSKGDIIFIATTQEELGLKGAEYWLAHNKAPDLLIVPDGSYGSVAYGALGIYWTRYVFTSPGAHTLASRGRPTPVKAVAEAIDRLYKLQFPALPDGAVMNIGQIHGGNIFNAVPQELYFTVDLRSSDPVLLDSLDRTITRITKEVADNQKVGLRIEIEQKNQAGGTAKMLEGARAHPLVQTAVDINRALGMTAGMPGAQEAVATGATDANPGVVRKIPAIAIGGSKANGAHQLSEYALASSALPSTKLLYLLTATFADGVKVVGNSKVVP